The genomic stretch AACTTGGAAAGATGGATCTTCTGCAACCATTTTACCGATCGCGATACCCATTTTCTCAGAACCGCCTTTATCTTTTGGAGATACAGCGATTGAGATTACTGGAGTTGGGAATACCATTGGCTCAAGCGTTACTTGGTGCTTAGGATCACATAGAGTGTGACCAGTTTGCACGTTCTTCATACCAACGATCGCAATGATGTCACCAGCTTGTGCGCTAGTTAGTTCGTTACGGTCATCAGCTTGCATCTCAACCATACGGCCAACACGTTCAGTCTTGCCAGTGAATGAGTTAAGAATCGTGTCACCTTTGTTCAGTTTACCAGAGTAAATACGAACGAAAGTTAGAGCACCGAAGCGGTCATCCATGATTTTGAATGCAAGCGCTTTGAAAGTCTCATCTGTAGAAACGATAGCGTGTTCGCCAGTTTCTTCGCCGTTCTCATCCATTAGAGGCTGAGGATCAACTTCAGTTGGTGCTGGTAGGTAATCTACTACAGCATCAAGGATAAGTTGCATACCTTTGTTCTTGAACGCAGAACCACAGAACGTTGGGAAGAATGCGATATCACGAGTACCTTTACGGATACAACGCTTGATGTCTTCGATAGAAGGCTCTTCACCTTCCATGTAAGCTTCCATTAGGTCATCGTCTTGCTCTACAGCAGTTTCGATTAGCTCTTCACGGTATTGCTCAACGTCATCAACCATGTCCGCAGGAACATCTTTGATTTCGTAGTTTTCAGGAAGACCAGTGTCATCCCAAACGTATGCTTTACGGCTTAGTAGGTCTACAACACCAACGAATTCGTCTTCACGACCGATTGGTAGAACCATAACTAGAGGAGTAGCACCTAGAACGTTTTTAACTTGGTCAACAACGTTGTAGAAATCTGCACCCATACGGTCTAGTTTGTTAACGAAGATCAGACGAGATACTTCTGATTCGTTAGCGTAGCGCCAGTTAGTTTCTGATTGAGGCTCAACACCACCAGAACCACAGAATACACCGATACCGCCATCAAGAACTTTAAGAGAACGGTATACTTCAACTGTGAAGTCAACGTGTCCAGGAGTATCGATAACGTTTAGACGGTGATCGTTCCAAAAACAGCTTACAGCTGCTGATTGGATAGTAATACCGCGCTCAGCTTCCTGTTCCATGAAGTCAGTCGTTGATTCGCCATCATGTACTTCACCAGTCTTGTGGATTTGACCAGTTAGCTTAAGGATACGCTCAGTGGTAGTTGTTTTACCCGCATCAACGTGCGCGAAAATACCAATGTTTCTGTATTTCGATAAATCTGCCATTGTCTTACTCTGTTAATAGGATATAAAATGCGCGCAGAGTATATCACAATCTGTGAAGACTGATAGCTTTGCATGCATTTGGGACTAAAAAACTTTGCCTTTTTCTAACATATAGAAAAAGGCACTCAGTAGTAACAATCTAAATGATTGTTAATTATAGTGCTAACCTAAAGCCTAATCGGCGTTAAGGTTAGGCTGAATTGCTGCTGTATAGAGTAGCTGAAGTGAGTTCAATTACAACTCATCAAAAGCATTAATTGCTTCCGATAATTTTTTCACACCGTGGATCTGCATTCCTGGAATGCCACCTTTAGGCATGTTCGCTGCCGGTACGATTGCTTTCTTAAAGCCGTGTTTAAATGCTTCATTTAAACGCTCTTGTCCGCTCGGTACAGGTCGAATCTCACCCGCTAGGCCTACTTCTCCAAACACCACCACATCTTTTGGTAATGCGCGGTCTCTGAAACTAGAAAGTAGAGCCATCACCAACGCAAGATCAGCACTGGTTTCGGTTACTTTAACACCACCGACGACATTCACAAACACATCTTGGTCAGCCATTTGTAAACCGCCGTGTTTATGCAGCACCGCTAATAACAGTGAAAGCCTGTTTTGCTCTAGGCCGACAGCGACGCGACGTGGATTAGCCAGCTGTGAATAATCCACCAGCGCTTGGATTTCAACAAGAAGTGGACGCGTACCTTCCCACACCACCATGACAGAACTGCCCGAGGTTTCTTCTTCACCACGAGACAAGAAGATAGCGGATGGGTTGCTAACTTCTTTTAGCCCTTGGCCTGTCATCGCAAACACACCCAGTTCGTTCACTGCACCAAAACGGTTTTTGTGACTACGCAGTGTTCTAAAGCGACTATCGGTTCCACCATCTAATAGAACAGAACAGTCAATAATGTGCTCAAGTACTTTTGGCCCCGCTAAGGTGCCGTCTTTAGTTACGTGTCCGACTAAGAACACGGCAACGTTATTCTGTTTTGCGTAGCGCGTTAATGCGGTTGCAGATTCACGAACCTGTGCAACACTGCCCGGAGAAGATTGAACATCCGCAACGTGCATAACTTGGATCGAGTCGATAACCATGATCTTAGGTTGTTCTTTTTCGGCAACCTGACAGATCTTATCCACGTTCGTTTCTGAGAGCATCTTTAGGTGCTCTTTTGGCAATCCAAGTCGAGACGCACGCATAGCGACCTGCTGTAGGGACTCTTCCCCTGTGACATAGAGAGTCGGTAATTGAGAAGAAAGCTGACACATGGTCTGTAATAACAGCGTTGATTTACCTGCACCCGGGTTACCACCAATCAGGATCGCAGCGCCCGGTACGACACCACCACCAAGTACACGGTCGAGTTCTTTAAAACCACTGCTAAAACGTGGCACTTCTTGCAGATCAATTTCTGACAACGTTTGAACTGAAGATTCAGTTGCACCGCCCGCATAACCACTCAATCGTTCATTACGTGCGACCTGAGGTGAAGCCGCTAATCTAACTTCTGTAATCGTGTTCCAAGCACCACATGCATTGCACTGCCCCTGCCAACGTGGAAAATCGGCACCACAGTCATTACACACATAAGCTCGCTTTGCCTTCGCCATAAAACCTCAATAGTTTACTCAATTACACAATGATGTTGTCAATTTGTGACTTATTTGACCGTACGGATGAAAATAAAAGTTGCAGTCATACCACTTATACTTAAAGATCGATTTAAACTAGTCGATAACATAAACGTACCGTCCATTCTAACAAGAAAAGTATGCAGCAATCTGAAATTCTATCTGTAGCAGAACGTTTAATCCCGGCTTACCACGCCGAAGATTTCGAATTCCTTCTTTCTCAAATGACAGAAGGGGAATCGCCGTCTCTGAAGCTGCTCGTTAAAATGGAACTGAATCGTATCATGGCTCCGTGTACAAAGAGCATTGATTTACGCGGGCGTATTGATAATGAGTGTCGTCAGTTCACACTTGATGGCCGTAAGCACTGGCTCGATGATATTGCTTTGAACGCGTATCAACGTGGTACAAAAAAGTTTAAAGGTTACACCGAGGGCGCATGGGAGTTAGTGATGACTCCGCGAACTCAACCCCTTCGCAGTGTTGTTAAAACTTCGTCTCAAGATATCCACGACATCACAAGCGCTAACAGCCCGTATGAAGCGGAAGCCATTAACCTAGGTTACGACTTAAAGCGCCAAGAGAACAGACTCAAGATTAGCTCACAGGTTGAGATAACCACATCGAAAGGGCAGAGCCTACACGGTGTGACAGTTGATATCTCCCCTTCTGGTGCAAAATTCAAAGTACCGAGTGCCTTTCGCTATAACCTTGGTGAAATCATCAGCGTTAAATTCACAGAACTTGTCGAAAAGTCCCAAGAAAACAACGTTAACCAAGCAGTAGAATTTCGCGTTCTGGGTATTGATGAATCATACGAGAACAACGCAGTTAAATTTCTGAGAACCATCAAGGTAAGCGACAACAATATTGTGGCTCGCTTACTTGATGAGTCTTTAAATAGCACCAGTAAGAAAACCAGCCATGAGAACCAAGATAGGATCATTCGAACTCGTACGCGAGGCATCGAGCACACCTATCTAAAACATACCTGTAACCTTCCTTTGTTCTTCAGTGGTAGCGAACTCAAGCTTGCCTTGCTCACAGATAACAACCATCCGTTGTGGCAATACTGGCACGACGAGCGTAACCAACAAGCTCTGGGTACTCTATTCAACGAACAACGAATGAACTTATTGGCGAAACCTGGCGTTAAAGGCACCAGTAACGTCATCTATTCGTTTACCCACGAACATCAGAATAAGACCTTGTTCTACTCGATGATGCTCCCAGAAGCGTCTCGTGAGCAAAGACAACTGTTCTGGCACATTGGTGGCAAACGTAAAAGTTGGAAGGCGTTCAAGTTCTCGGTTTTCGAACTCTGTGATACCGAGCGACAAGCGTTAGCCAAACACTCAGACACGTTGGCTCAAAGCTCAGCGCAACTGACACATTGCGGCATCTTGCAAGAAATTGGTGATCACGAAAGTGCAGCTGATTATCTATTGAGTGAAAAGCCACGCATTCCAAGCAGTGAACTGAACCGATTCCGTCACCCACGCACTGTGGTTGGGAACATTCAAAGTATCTATTTTGACTCTCAGACTCGTCGTAAAGAACCGAGATACCAGTTTAAATCACCGTTGCAGCTCACTTCACAAGATGGTGCAGCAGCGAACGGGCACACCTTAGACATCTCGAAGCGTGGGCTCAGCATTACCCTTGAGCACCCGATGGTTCTCAAGATTAATGACCCAGTATTGGTCAACTTCAATGAGCTACAGCTCTATGATAAGAACTTGCCACTGAGCACAGTGCCTTACCACGTGATTCGCGTAAGCCCGAATGGCCGAAACGTACAATTGGTTATTGCAGAGAATGCCAAGACAATGCGTACCATCGCATTCCTAAACGGGCTTATCGATCAAAACCAAAGCAAACTGATTAAGAAGAAAGAGATACTGCCAACCAACTCGTTGCTCGAATCGTTGCACAATATATTGCTGAGCAAGATGGTCAGTAACCCTATCTTCATTGATAAACCAAGCTCAACGCTGCGTTGTAAGATCATTGGTGTGAACTTCCCACTGAATAAGCACCTAACGTTGCTGGCTAAGCTTGGGCACAACCAGAAGTTCTCACTAGAGCCGATCTTTAAGGGTCACACTAGCTCATTGCTGGCTGAGCCACTGAAAAGAATCGAAGGCGCAGAGCCTAAACATCATGACGTGTATATTGCTGCTGTGAAGTTTGGCGACAAAATCCAATCGGTGCATACCAAGTTGGTGAAAGATTTCGCTTCGGCAAAAGAGCGCATCTTATTCATTAAGAAGGCGCAGCACTTGGGTGATGTGTATGTACTGCGTGTGACAACCGCGCCAATCTTTAATCCATTGACCACCTTGTTCCAATCGGACTTAGAAGAACTGGCACGAATTAGCATGCACCAAGCGAAGAAGCTAGAGAATGAGATCACCGCTTTTATCGGCTATGGTGAGATTGAAGACATCACAGATGAAGTGTTGATTCGATTGGAGCTTACTCGTTAGGTCAGCATCCATTTACTGGATTTGAAAATAAAAAAAGCAGGCTCATCGCCTGCTTTTTTGTATCTGAGCTCTACTATAGTTTCCAGCTAGTAGAACTTACTAAGCAAACCTTAAGGTTTGGCCTGCCAGCTGATTTTTTGCTGCTTAGCCAATACACCCGACAAGATACAAAGCACACCGCCTAAACCTGCGTAACGCACAGCGGTTTGAGCTTGCTGCTCTACTTTTGGTTTCGCATGGTAGGCAATACCTAAACCAGCGGATCCCATCATCACCAAGTCATTCGCGCCATCGCCCACAGCAACCGTATTGTGCAATTCCAGCTCATACTCTTCAGCCAGTTCCACTAAGATGTCGGCTTTGGTTTGCGCCGAAACCACATCACCGAGAACTTCACCCGTCAATTTGCCTTTAACGATTTCTAAGGTGTTCGACTGAGCATGGTCTAGGTCTAACGTATCTTTCAAGTAGTCCGAAAAGTAAGTAAAACCACCAGATGCGATAGCCGTCTTCCAGCCAAGCTTATTCAGCGTGTTCACAAGCCCAACAAGATCGGGCATGAATGGCAGTGATTGACGCACTTGCTCCAGAATAGCTTCATCGGCACCTTTCAGTGCACCCACTCGTTGACGTAGGCTTTGTTCGAAGTCTAACTCACCTTGCATAGCTCGTTCGGTGATTTCAGAAACTAGCTCTCCTACTCCAGCCAGCTTTGCAATTTCATCAATACATTCAATCTGAATCGCTGTGGAGTCCATATCCATCACAATCAAACCTGGCTTAGATAAGTCTGGGACCTCGCTAAGGCAAGCATAATCAAGCTTCAATGCTTGTAGGATTTCTTCGTGGGCAAGCGTTAAGTTTCCAGACATCAGTGCCACTTCATAATGCCCAACTTTCCACGTATCAAGAATGGTGTTGTAAGTGCCAGTGAAAAAGTCGATGTCATCAAAATATTGTGGAGATAGGTACTCGCCAAACACAATCCAGTTGGCCTTTGCCTTAGCGAGTTGAGAAGCGAAACGAGTCTCGGGGAGTCGAGTTAATAATGTAGTATGCCTTTTAATCGGCAGATATTTCTGAGCGTCCATGTGTATGATTCCTAATTAACTATGCTAATAGTTAACCTATTGCAATTTGAAAACGCAAGTCTCAATATGTCTTAATCATAACATTTGTTTATTTCAGGCTTCGTGAAACATGAATGAATCATTGTTCTCAATACGTAACGCTTTACGAATGCTAGCCCTCATTTTGTTGGCTACCATGTTCGTTGTAACGATTAAAAATACGGTCGTGATCAGTAAAGGTAACGAGAAGATCCAAGCGAAACAGCTGGAAACTCTTACCAAGCTGCTTATCTCTCAGGCATCACTTTCAGCCAGCAAGATGATCACACAACAAGACCAAGAGCGACTGCTTGATCTAACCAATCAGCTATCTCAAGACCGACTGGTATTCGATACCACCATCTACGATGCTGAAGGTATTAGACTGGCTTCGAGCGAAAAAGCACTCTCTGTACGTGAGGTGCTTGGCTTAGACACGCCACTTTCAACCGCAAGTATCGGTAGACAGCAATTAGTCGAACCTATTTACTCTGCAGAACATACGATCATCGGCTTTATTCGTGTGACCTTCGAAACCGGTAAGATGACAGCGATTTCAGATCACCATTACCGCAAGAGCGATCGCTATATGATTGGTATGGTTTTGATGGGCTTCGTCAGTGGTGTGCTGTTCATCATGCTAATTCGCAGAAGACCAACAAAGTCAGGCGAGAACTTACTGCTGAAAAACGTAAACTCATAACAACTCAGTTCAAAATATCCAATAAAAAGCCCCGATGCTCAGGCAGCAACGGGGCTTTTTGTTATCTATTACTTTATCAAGCTATTGTGAACTGTAATTACTCTTGGTCACCAAGAAGCACAGAATCTAGAGCGATAACCATCATGTCGTTGAAGGTTGTTTGACGCTCATCTGATGTAGTTTGCTCACCGGTTTTGATGTGATCAGACACAGTACAGATAGTCAGAGCTTTTGCGCCGTACTCCGCACACACACCATAGATGCCTGCCGCTTCCATCTCTACACCGACAATACCGTATTTATCCATCACTTCGAACATTTCAGGATCTGGCGTGTAGAACAGTTCAGCAGAGAATAGGTTACCGACTTTTACATCAACACCACGCGCTTTGGCTGCATCTTCTGCCGCACGTACCATTTTGTAATCTGCGATAGCTGCGAAGTCGTGACCTTTAAAGCGAATACGGTTCACTTTTGAGTCAGTACATGCGCCCATGCCAATAACCACATCGCGCACTTTGATATCTTCGCTCACTGCACCACAACTACCAACACGAATGATCTTTTTTACACCAAAATCTTTGATCAGCTCAGTCGCGTAAATAGAACAAGATGGAATACCCATACCGTGTCCCATTACCGAAACCTTACGACCTTTGTAAGTACCGGTGTAACCAAACATGTTACGAACGTCGCATACTTGAACCACTTCTTCTAAGAAGGTTTCAGCGATGTATTTAGCACGCAGCGGGTCGCCAGGCATTAGAACTACGTCAGCGAAATCACCCATTTCAGCATTAATATGTGGAGTAGCCATTGAAAATATCCTTAATCTCAAAACAAAAAAGAAGAGAGAGGTTTCCCTCTCTCTTAGTTAACTATTATAGGAAGCTTGTACCGTGTCCCATTGGCGATGTACCAAAGTATGACGCTAAGCTTTGACCGATATCAGCGAACGTATCGCGACGGCCTAGAGAACCCGCTGGAACCTTCTGACCGTAAACAATCACAGGGATATGCTCACGAGTATGGTCTGTACCTGGCCATGTTGGATCACAACCGTGGTCTGCAGTTAGGATGAGTACATCATCTTCTTTCATCATATCGATGATTTCATTGATGCGACCATCGAAGTACTCAAGTGCCGCAGCGTAACCCGCAACATCACGGCGGTGGCCGTAAGCAGAGTCGAAGTCAACGAAGTTAGTGAACACAATCGTGTTGTCGCCCGCTTCATTGATCGCTTCTTTTGTTGCTTCAAATAGCGCAGGGATGCCTGTTGCTTTGGTTTTCTGAGTAATACCACAACCTGCGTAGATATCAGAGATCTTACCGATTGAGTGAACGTTACCGCCCTTCTCATCAGCAAGTTTCTGCAGAATAGTTGCCGCTGGTGGCTCAACAGAAAGATCACGACGGTTACCCGTACGCTCAAATTGACCTTTACCCGGACCAACGAATGGACGCGCGATAACACGACCAATGTTGTAGTCTTCTAGCTCTTCACGAGCAATCTGACAAAGGTCTAATAGGTTTTGTAGGCCGAATGTCTCTTCATGACAAGCGATCTGGAAAACAGAGTCCGCAGAAGTATAGAAAATTGGTAGGCCAGTCTTCATGTGTTCTTCACCTAGGTTATCTAGGATCTCAGTGCCTGATGAGTGGCAGTTACCCAAGAAACCAGACAAACCTGCACGCTCAAGAATGCGGTCAGTCAGCTCTTTTGGAAAGCTGTTCTCTTTGTCAGTGAAGTAGCCCCAGTCAAACAATACTGGTACACCAGCGATTTCCCAGTGACCTGATGGCGTGTCTTTACCAGAAGACAGTTCAGCAGCGTGACCGTAAGCGCCAATGATTTCAGCGTCTGCATCCATACCCGGAGCAAAACGACCTGTAGACTCTTTATGAGCCATAGCTAAACCTAGCTTAGACAGGTTTGGTAGCGTCAGAGGACCTTGACGATCTGCGTTGTCTGCAAGACCTTTGTCACAATGATCTGCGATGTGACCCATAGTGTCTGAACCTACATCACCGAATTTGTCTGCATCCGCTGTTTCACCGATACCGAATGAATCTAAAACTAAAATAAATGCTCTTTTCATTTTCTTCACCAACTTATTGCTCTTTGCACCAGAACTTTGTTTATCGGCATACACTAGATATGCCGATACCTGTTATTTACACGTCTTCAGAACGAATCTGACGGTAAACGTCTGGCGTTGCTGTATATTCTCCGCCCACAGTGATTGCATTTTGTAATGCTGTTGCAGCTTCTTGCCACTGTTGTTCATTGCGAGCATGAATCATTGCTAATGGTTTATCTTCACTTGCCACTTCGCCAAGACGAATGAAGTGATCAAAACCGACTGCGTAATCAATGCTGTCTGTTGCTACGCGGCGACCACCGCCCATACCAACCACAGCCATACCAATTGCACGAGTATCCATTGCTGATACCACACCGCTTTCTAGCGCGTACACTGGCTTAACAATTTCTGCTTTTTCTAGGTAGTTATCGTAGTTCGCTACGAAATCTGCTGGACCACCAAGGCCCGCTACCATTTTACCGAAGCACTCTGCAGCTTTACCGTTATCCAGTACTGCCATCAGTTTTTCGCGCGCTTCATCTGAATCTTTTGCAAGGTTACCCAACACCAGCATTTCAGCACACGATGCCATCGTAATTTCTAGCAAACGAGGGTTACGGTATTCACCTGTTAGGAATTGAACCGCTTCACGCACTTCTACTGCGTTACCCGCCGAAGAAGCCAGAACTTGGTTCATGTCGGTTAGGATTGCTGTTGTCTTAGTACCTGCACCATTTGCTACTGCAACGATCGATTTCGCTAGCTCTTCTGACGCTTCGTAAGTCGGCATGAATGCGCCTGAACCTACTTTTACATCCATCACTAGAGAATCAAGACCAGCGGCCAGTTTCTTAGATAGGATTGAAGCCGTGATTAGCGAGATGTTATCTACGGTTGCTGTGATATCACGAGTCGCGTAAACACGCTTATCAGCAGGAGCTAGATCGCCTGTTTGACCGATGATCGCTACGCCAGCATCTTTAGTTACTTCACCGAACACATCGTTGGTTGGTGTAATGTTGTAACCAGGGATAGATTCAAGCTTATCTAGCGTACCGCCAGTGTGGCCCAAGCCACGACCAGAGATCATTGGAACGAAACCGCCACATGCTGCCACCATAGGGCCAAGCATCAGAGAAGTTACGTCACCAACACCACCAGTAGAGTGTTTATCAACGATTGGGCCATCAAAGTTCATGTGGCTCCAGTCAATCACCATGCCTGAATCACGCATTGCACACGTTAGTGCGATACGTTCTGGCATTGTCATTTCGTTAAAGAAGATAGCCATTGCGAATGCTGCAATTTGGCCTTCAGAAACCGTGTTCTTAGCTACGCCTTGAATGAAGAAGTTGATTTCTTCAGCTGTTAGGACTTCGCCATCACGTTTTCTGCGAATAATTTCTTGAGGTAGATACATTAGTGCCTCCCAAACTCTAGTGAGTATGGTTTGTAGGGGAAAGAGGTAATATGGAGTGACTTAACGCCACTCCATCAAACAGACTTGTTATGTTCAATACTCTAAATATTTGGCGTTGCAGTTAGGCGACCATTCTCTTGAAAGAAAATCGAAGTTCATTCCTATGAGCATAGAGGCTCTATGCGATTAGGACGGCCGGCGAACCGGTGAACTACTCAGTCAACAACGCTGCGGCGTCA from Vibrio pomeroyi encodes the following:
- the fusA gene encoding elongation factor G — encoded protein: MADLSKYRNIGIFAHVDAGKTTTTERILKLTGQIHKTGEVHDGESTTDFMEQEAERGITIQSAAVSCFWNDHRLNVIDTPGHVDFTVEVYRSLKVLDGGIGVFCGSGGVEPQSETNWRYANESEVSRLIFVNKLDRMGADFYNVVDQVKNVLGATPLVMVLPIGREDEFVGVVDLLSRKAYVWDDTGLPENYEIKDVPADMVDDVEQYREELIETAVEQDDDLMEAYMEGEEPSIEDIKRCIRKGTRDIAFFPTFCGSAFKNKGMQLILDAVVDYLPAPTEVDPQPLMDENGEETGEHAIVSTDETFKALAFKIMDDRFGALTFVRIYSGKLNKGDTILNSFTGKTERVGRMVEMQADDRNELTSAQAGDIIAIVGMKNVQTGHTLCDPKHQVTLEPMVFPTPVISIAVSPKDKGGSEKMGIAIGKMVAEDPSFQVETDEETGETILKGMGELHLDIKVDILKRTYGVDLTVGAPQVAYRETITQAIEDSYTHKKQSGGSGQFGKIDYRIKPGEAGSGFKFNSVVVGGNVPKEFWPAVEKGFASMMENGVLAGFPTLDVEVELFDGGFHAVDSSAIAFEIAAKGAFRQSMPKAGAQLLEPIMNVDVFTPDDHVGDVIGDLNRRRGMIKDQQAGVTGVRIKADVPLSEMFGYIGHLRTITSGRGQFSMEFAQYAPCPTNVADEVIAKVKAEKEAGK
- the radA gene encoding DNA repair protein RadA; the protein is MAKAKRAYVCNDCGADFPRWQGQCNACGAWNTITEVRLAASPQVARNERLSGYAGGATESSVQTLSEIDLQEVPRFSSGFKELDRVLGGGVVPGAAILIGGNPGAGKSTLLLQTMCQLSSQLPTLYVTGEESLQQVAMRASRLGLPKEHLKMLSETNVDKICQVAEKEQPKIMVIDSIQVMHVADVQSSPGSVAQVRESATALTRYAKQNNVAVFLVGHVTKDGTLAGPKVLEHIIDCSVLLDGGTDSRFRTLRSHKNRFGAVNELGVFAMTGQGLKEVSNPSAIFLSRGEEETSGSSVMVVWEGTRPLLVEIQALVDYSQLANPRRVAVGLEQNRLSLLLAVLHKHGGLQMADQDVFVNVVGGVKVTETSADLALVMALLSSFRDRALPKDVVVFGEVGLAGEIRPVPSGQERLNEAFKHGFKKAIVPAANMPKGGIPGMQIHGVKKLSEAINAFDEL
- a CDS encoding PilZ domain-containing protein, translating into MQQSEILSVAERLIPAYHAEDFEFLLSQMTEGESPSLKLLVKMELNRIMAPCTKSIDLRGRIDNECRQFTLDGRKHWLDDIALNAYQRGTKKFKGYTEGAWELVMTPRTQPLRSVVKTSSQDIHDITSANSPYEAEAINLGYDLKRQENRLKISSQVEITTSKGQSLHGVTVDISPSGAKFKVPSAFRYNLGEIISVKFTELVEKSQENNVNQAVEFRVLGIDESYENNAVKFLRTIKVSDNNIVARLLDESLNSTSKKTSHENQDRIIRTRTRGIEHTYLKHTCNLPLFFSGSELKLALLTDNNHPLWQYWHDERNQQALGTLFNEQRMNLLAKPGVKGTSNVIYSFTHEHQNKTLFYSMMLPEASREQRQLFWHIGGKRKSWKAFKFSVFELCDTERQALAKHSDTLAQSSAQLTHCGILQEIGDHESAADYLLSEKPRIPSSELNRFRHPRTVVGNIQSIYFDSQTRRKEPRYQFKSPLQLTSQDGAAANGHTLDISKRGLSITLEHPMVLKINDPVLVNFNELQLYDKNLPLSTVPYHVIRVSPNGRNVQLVIAENAKTMRTIAFLNGLIDQNQSKLIKKKEILPTNSLLESLHNILLSKMVSNPIFIDKPSSTLRCKIIGVNFPLNKHLTLLAKLGHNQKFSLEPIFKGHTSSLLAEPLKRIEGAEPKHHDVYIAAVKFGDKIQSVHTKLVKDFASAKERILFIKKAQHLGDVYVLRVTTAPIFNPLTTLFQSDLEELARISMHQAKKLENEITAFIGYGEIEDITDEVLIRLELTR
- the serB gene encoding phosphoserine phosphatase, giving the protein MDAQKYLPIKRHTTLLTRLPETRFASQLAKAKANWIVFGEYLSPQYFDDIDFFTGTYNTILDTWKVGHYEVALMSGNLTLAHEEILQALKLDYACLSEVPDLSKPGLIVMDMDSTAIQIECIDEIAKLAGVGELVSEITERAMQGELDFEQSLRQRVGALKGADEAILEQVRQSLPFMPDLVGLVNTLNKLGWKTAIASGGFTYFSDYLKDTLDLDHAQSNTLEIVKGKLTGEVLGDVVSAQTKADILVELAEEYELELHNTVAVGDGANDLVMMGSAGLGIAYHAKPKVEQQAQTAVRYAGLGGVLCILSGVLAKQQKISWQAKP
- a CDS encoding YtjB family periplasmic protein translates to MNESLFSIRNALRMLALILLATMFVVTIKNTVVISKGNEKIQAKQLETLTKLLISQASLSASKMITQQDQERLLDLTNQLSQDRLVFDTTIYDAEGIRLASSEKALSVREVLGLDTPLSTASIGRQQLVEPIYSAEHTIIGFIRVTFETGKMTAISDHHYRKSDRYMIGMVLMGFVSGVLFIMLIRRRPTKSGENLLLKNVNS
- the deoD gene encoding purine-nucleoside phosphorylase, coding for MATPHINAEMGDFADVVLMPGDPLRAKYIAETFLEEVVQVCDVRNMFGYTGTYKGRKVSVMGHGMGIPSCSIYATELIKDFGVKKIIRVGSCGAVSEDIKVRDVVIGMGACTDSKVNRIRFKGHDFAAIADYKMVRAAEDAAKARGVDVKVGNLFSAELFYTPDPEMFEVMDKYGIVGVEMEAAGIYGVCAEYGAKALTICTVSDHIKTGEQTTSDERQTTFNDMMVIALDSVLLGDQE
- a CDS encoding phosphopentomutase, which produces MKRAFILVLDSFGIGETADADKFGDVGSDTMGHIADHCDKGLADNADRQGPLTLPNLSKLGLAMAHKESTGRFAPGMDADAEIIGAYGHAAELSSGKDTPSGHWEIAGVPVLFDWGYFTDKENSFPKELTDRILERAGLSGFLGNCHSSGTEILDNLGEEHMKTGLPIFYTSADSVFQIACHEETFGLQNLLDLCQIAREELEDYNIGRVIARPFVGPGKGQFERTGNRRDLSVEPPAATILQKLADEKGGNVHSIGKISDIYAGCGITQKTKATGIPALFEATKEAINEAGDNTIVFTNFVDFDSAYGHRRDVAGYAAALEYFDGRINEIIDMMKEDDVLILTADHGCDPTWPGTDHTREHIPVIVYGQKVPAGSLGRRDTFADIGQSLASYFGTSPMGHGTSFL
- the deoA gene encoding thymidine phosphorylase — protein: MYLPQEIIRRKRDGEVLTAEEINFFIQGVAKNTVSEGQIAAFAMAIFFNEMTMPERIALTCAMRDSGMVIDWSHMNFDGPIVDKHSTGGVGDVTSLMLGPMVAACGGFVPMISGRGLGHTGGTLDKLESIPGYNITPTNDVFGEVTKDAGVAIIGQTGDLAPADKRVYATRDITATVDNISLITASILSKKLAAGLDSLVMDVKVGSGAFMPTYEASEELAKSIVAVANGAGTKTTAILTDMNQVLASSAGNAVEVREAVQFLTGEYRNPRLLEITMASCAEMLVLGNLAKDSDEAREKLMAVLDNGKAAECFGKMVAGLGGPADFVANYDNYLEKAEIVKPVYALESGVVSAMDTRAIGMAVVGMGGGRRVATDSIDYAVGFDHFIRLGEVASEDKPLAMIHARNEQQWQEAATALQNAITVGGEYTATPDVYRQIRSEDV